The following is a genomic window from Treponema pallidum subsp. pallidum str. Nichols.
GTCTTGATCAAATGGTGGAATTCTACCGCGATGAGCACGTTACCGCGGTCGCAGCAATCGAATCACGTGGCTTTATTTTTGCCGCGCCTTTTGCAGATCGCATGGGAATACCTCTTATTTTAGTTCGGAAGGCGGGGAAACTACCGGGGGATACGTACTCGTGCTCCTATTCCTTAGAGTATGGAAAGGCGACCGTTGAGGTTCACAAGAGCGATGTAGTCGCGGGGGCCCGCGTGCTGTTAACAGACGACCTGATTGCCACCGGTGGAACGCTGAATGCAGCGCGCACGATGCTCCGGGCTGGCGGGGCAGAAGTGGTGGGCTTCTTCGCCGTTGTGGGTTTACCATTCCTACGGTACCATGAGCTGATTGGGGATCTTCCCGTGAGAACGCTCATCGAATACAACCAGGAAACTTCCAATTAACTTCTCCAAGGCAGGAGGAGTGTCACTGATCATACACAAACGCATCTAATGAGTGCCGACCGGCTAGCAGCGCAACCAGGCGATCAAATCCGAGTGCTGCTCCAGAGCAAGGGGGCATGCGTGCGCACGCGTGCGCAAAGCCCTCTG
Proteins encoded in this region:
- a CDS encoding adenine phosphoribosyltransferase → MRGIGRYHAPVDGHAALDRAIRKRIDFPKKGILYYDITGVLMNAAVFRYCLDQMVEFYRDEHVTAVAAIESRGFIFAAPFADRMGIPLILVRKAGKLPGDTYSCSYSLEYGKATVEVHKSDVVAGARVLLTDDLIATGGTLNAARTMLRAGGAEVVGFFAVVGLPFLRYHELIGDLPVRTLIEYNQETSN